In Thermosynechococcus sichuanensis E542, a single genomic region encodes these proteins:
- a CDS encoding dynamin-like GTPase family protein, whose translation MSELLNTCPNLQADCDRLLELLNAEPKLRSFDITPVQTSLRKAVSPTFEIVFAGPFSAGKSMLINALLERELLYSAQGHATGTICRVAYAEPDRERAVLTFYTEGEIQKQVTDISDRLRLGRNIDINNPTSIQEGIQFAHQIIEQEGGEGRSQRAREANGLKLLLQGRQQNAAHIHPTVNNSFSMDGLGFGTIAEASEYARQGPNSAVLKKIEYYCHHPLLAGGNVLIDTPGIDAPIKEHAELAYRCINDPEASAVIVVYQIAASGEIIQEEIELLERIKSNPGLRDRVFHVINRIDQTWFDADLREKVNNTIAKSFYSPPDRVYRTSGLLGFYGSQLLKCSDRDRYGLDSIFANEISKLKQRTDAPKFISEFLRYCIFSYKLPSKFRIQLDTDKTPLESYELILQRYGHELIQHMIKDSEVETFRSDISRYLREEKYPQLLEQLVSDLQNVCINLSNLYQPELYELKQQPNDIEALKQTKLLDLSQELKTAGDEFYRHIDQFLNRVKGGQSPEAEQDYKRLKNNLVTSLEQLLRQFSVATIYQQALDSHPTNSVVPVMGILAEAFYYLANGLKKTLVESSQEVIKNLFKQLRREIYQQPYYRELFRLLGNDSGIDQMLAKLEEEVLISITTVARIECDRYVREREDFYDDTQGVMKLREVLRKACNTFDASSMFEAETELRELLKMDFVHKIKKTIEVTYRAAIATAITEPLLTAAKQHSQEILQQQQQAREHLGKTLEKEAAESIKHNAAKLKELEAKIAMYNEAVTGINHCLEQQGRDRQKLPLIL comes from the coding sequence ATGAGTGAACTCCTCAATACCTGCCCCAATTTGCAAGCGGATTGCGATCGCCTTCTTGAGCTGTTGAACGCTGAACCCAAGCTGCGCTCCTTTGATATTACGCCGGTTCAAACTTCCCTGCGCAAGGCAGTTTCGCCGACATTTGAAATTGTGTTTGCGGGGCCTTTTAGTGCGGGTAAATCAATGCTGATCAATGCGCTGTTGGAGCGCGAACTACTCTACAGTGCCCAAGGTCACGCAACGGGGACGATTTGCCGTGTCGCCTATGCTGAACCCGATCGCGAGCGAGCCGTTTTGACGTTTTACACCGAGGGAGAAATTCAAAAACAGGTCACCGATATTAGCGATCGCCTACGCTTGGGACGCAACATTGACATTAATAATCCCACTTCAATTCAAGAGGGAATTCAGTTTGCCCACCAAATTATTGAGCAGGAGGGGGGTGAGGGTCGCTCTCAACGGGCACGGGAAGCCAATGGTCTAAAATTGCTGCTCCAAGGCCGCCAACAAAATGCGGCTCACATTCATCCCACGGTGAATAATTCCTTCTCCATGGATGGGTTGGGGTTTGGCACGATCGCTGAGGCATCGGAATACGCCCGTCAAGGCCCCAATAGCGCCGTCCTTAAGAAAATCGAGTACTATTGCCATCATCCTCTGCTTGCAGGGGGCAATGTTCTGATTGATACCCCCGGCATTGATGCGCCAATCAAGGAGCACGCTGAGCTAGCCTATCGCTGTATCAATGATCCAGAAGCTTCAGCCGTAATTGTTGTTTATCAAATTGCTGCCTCCGGAGAAATTATTCAGGAGGAAATTGAGCTACTAGAAAGGATCAAGAGTAATCCAGGGCTGCGCGATCGCGTGTTTCATGTCATTAACCGCATTGATCAAACGTGGTTTGATGCCGATTTGCGCGAGAAGGTCAACAATACGATCGCCAAGTCCTTTTACTCGCCCCCCGATCGGGTTTATCGCACCAGTGGTCTTTTGGGCTTTTATGGTAGTCAGTTGCTCAAATGCAGCGATCGCGATCGCTATGGGCTAGACTCTATCTTTGCCAATGAAATTAGCAAGCTCAAACAACGCACCGATGCCCCGAAATTCATCTCCGAGTTTCTGCGCTACTGTATTTTCTCCTACAAGCTCCCCAGTAAATTTCGCATTCAACTGGATACGGACAAAACACCCCTTGAAAGTTATGAACTGATCTTGCAACGCTATGGCCACGAATTAATCCAACACATGATTAAAGATAGCGAAGTGGAAACTTTCCGCAGTGATATTAGCCGCTATCTACGCGAGGAAAAGTACCCACAACTGTTGGAGCAATTGGTCAGCGATCTGCAAAATGTCTGCATTAACCTCAGCAATTTGTATCAGCCAGAACTCTATGAGCTAAAACAGCAACCCAATGATATTGAAGCCCTCAAGCAGACGAAGCTTCTCGATCTCAGCCAAGAACTGAAAACTGCTGGGGATGAGTTTTATCGGCATATTGATCAATTTCTCAATCGCGTCAAGGGTGGCCAGTCTCCAGAGGCAGAGCAGGACTATAAACGGCTGAAAAACAATCTTGTCACTTCCCTTGAACAACTCCTGCGTCAGTTCTCCGTGGCCACGATTTATCAACAGGCGCTTGATAGTCATCCCACCAACTCTGTTGTTCCCGTCATGGGGATTTTGGCGGAGGCCTTCTATTACTTGGCCAATGGCCTTAAGAAAACCCTCGTGGAATCTTCCCAAGAGGTGATTAAAAATCTCTTTAAGCAGTTGAGGCGGGAGATTTATCAGCAGCCCTACTATCGCGAACTCTTTCGCCTTCTGGGGAATGACAGCGGCATTGATCAAATGCTGGCCAAGCTGGAGGAGGAGGTGCTGATTAGTATTACGACGGTGGCACGCATTGAGTGCGATCGCTATGTGCGGGAGCGGGAGGACTTTTACGACGATACCCAAGGGGTGATGAAACTGCGGGAGGTACTGCGCAAAGCCTGCAATACCTTTGATGCTTCGAGTATGTTTGAGGCGGAAACCGAGCTGCGGGAACTTCTGAAAATGGACTTTGTCCACAAGATTAAGAAAACCATTGAAGTCACCTATCGAGCCGCGATCGCCACCGCAATTACAGAGCCTCTCCTCACTGCGGCTAAACAACATAGCCAAGAAATTCTCCAACAACAGCAACAGGCACGGGAGCACCTTGGCAAAACCCTCGAAAAAGAAGCGGCTGAAAGTATTAAGCACAATGCCGCTAAACTGAAGGAACTAGAGGCCAAGATTGCCATGTACAACGAAGCGGTAACAGGCATTAACCACTGCCTCGAACAGCAGGGGCGCGATCGCCAGAAACTTCCCCTGATTCTCTGA